A stretch of Anolis sagrei isolate rAnoSag1 chromosome X, rAnoSag1.mat, whole genome shotgun sequence DNA encodes these proteins:
- the AQP8 gene encoding aquaporin-8 codes for MTSKDLEKSTTSEVECGQMSIKDPEAGGKAGSQRATWFERCIQPCVAEAVGAAFFICIGCASVVENVEGTGRLQPALAHGLALGLTIAVLGNISGGHYNPAVSLGAWLVGGLDIMMVIPYWISQLCGGLIGAGLAKAMTDSQRYANASGGAFTTIASDDQLPAAVIAEIVMTMFLVMAVCMGAINGKTSGPLAPFCIGFSVAADILAGGAVSGACMNPARAFGPAVVANYWDYHWVYWVSPMVGGLLMGALIRFLIGDKKTRLWLK; via the exons ATGACCAGCAAGGACCTTGAG aaGAGTACCACGTCAGAGGTGGAGTGTGGGCAGATGTCCATCAAGGACCCAGAGGCAGGGGGCAAGGCTGGGTCCCAGAGGGCCACCTGGTTCGAGCGCTGTATCCAGCCTTGTGTCGCAGAAGCGGTGGGTGCCGCCTTCTTCATCTGCATCGGGTGTGCTTCGGTCGTAGAGAATGTGGAGGGCACTGGGCGCCTGCAGCCGGCCTTGGCCCACGGACTGGCCTTGGGCCTCACCATTGCCGTCTTAGGAAACATCAG CGGAGGCCATTACAACCCGGCTGTCTCCCTGGGGGCCTGGCTGGTCGGAGGCCTGGACATAATGATGGTCATCCCCTACTGGATCTCCCAGCTTTGCGGGGGGCTGATCGGAGCTGGATTGGCCAAG GCAATGACGGACAGCCAAAGGTATGCCAATGCCTCTGGAGGGGCCTTCACGACCATTGCCTCTGATGACCAGCTCCCAGCCGCAGTCATTGCGGAGATCGTCATGACCATGTTCCTGGTGATGGCTGTCTGCATGGGAGCCATCAATGGAAAGACCAGCGGCCCCTTGGCCCCCTTCTGCATCGGCTTTTCTGTCGCGGCAGACATCCTGGCCGG GGGCGCTGTCTCCGGGGCCTGCATGAACCCAGCCAGAGCCTTCGGACCCGCAGTGGTGGCCAACTACTGGGACTACCACTGGGTCTACTGGGTCAGCCCCATGGTGGGTGGGCTGCTGATGGGTGCATTGATAAG GTTCCTGATTGGGGACAAGAAGACTCGTCTTTGGCTCAAGTGA